The following are encoded together in the Xanthomonas sacchari genome:
- a CDS encoding MMPL family transporter: MTRALSSKMRISLALLWLALLTVAGIWLGNALQVSGDLRKFMPEARTPAQKLLLDELGEGPGSRLLLMSLSGADAATLARQSQALHAELAAQRDVFELVANGADAGLDAIPPRLLPYRYLLSDSFDAKPLDAPTLRDALQARLQDLGSPAATMVEPLLPRDPTLEVLHLAESLQPAGGPQQRDGVWFDRAGKDALLVAQTRAAGFDPTGQQRAVDAIHAAFAKVSTGTGSKLTLTGPGAFSVEIGGRTQNEAQWIGTLDTVGLIVLLLVAYRSWKIPVLGVLPLASAGLAGLGAVALLFDGVHGITVAFGFTLIGVVQDYPIHLFSHQRPGLDPRENARHLWPTLATGVVSTCIAYVTFLFSGVDGLRQLAVFTIAGLLVAALTTRLLLPALIDPSPRDHADSPTLERLWRGIARLPRPRWSLLPLALLAAAVIVFAPGPFWQNDLSKLTPVPADGLARDAHLRQELGAPDVRYVLALPAASAEAALAASERLRPRLDALVAQGELAGYDMAARYLPSAATQRRRQAALPDPAQAQAITAAAVAATPFRADAFAPFLADLQAARSAPLLTARDLHGTPLATPVGGLLLERPDRTTALVSLTGLRDPAQLARAVQGSGAQLLDLKDASESLVAAYRGRVLAALGVAAVLLALTVAIALRTPRRIVRVLLPMALTTLLILAILRGCGVELNLFHLIALILAAGLGLDYALFFDHAGDDRADQLRTLHALIVCSLMTLLVFALLAASSIPVLRAIGSTVALGVLFNFVLALLISRETASDAQESRHAH; the protein is encoded by the coding sequence ATGACGCGAGCCCTGAGTTCGAAGATGCGGATCTCGCTGGCGCTGCTGTGGCTGGCCCTGCTCACCGTGGCCGGCATCTGGCTGGGCAATGCGCTGCAGGTGTCGGGTGATCTTCGTAAATTCATGCCGGAAGCCCGCACCCCCGCGCAGAAACTCCTGCTCGACGAACTCGGCGAAGGCCCCGGCTCGCGGCTGCTGCTGATGTCGCTGTCCGGGGCCGACGCGGCCACGCTGGCGCGGCAATCGCAGGCGCTGCATGCCGAACTGGCCGCGCAGCGCGATGTGTTCGAACTGGTCGCCAACGGCGCCGACGCCGGCCTGGACGCGATCCCGCCGCGCCTGCTGCCGTACCGCTACCTGCTCAGCGACAGCTTCGACGCAAAGCCGCTGGATGCGCCGACCCTGCGCGATGCGCTGCAGGCACGGTTGCAGGACCTGGGCTCGCCGGCGGCGACGATGGTGGAGCCGTTGCTGCCGCGCGATCCCACCCTGGAAGTGCTGCACCTGGCCGAGAGCCTGCAGCCGGCCGGCGGCCCGCAGCAGCGCGACGGGGTGTGGTTCGACCGCGCCGGCAAGGACGCGCTGCTGGTGGCGCAGACCCGCGCGGCCGGCTTCGACCCCACCGGCCAGCAGCGCGCGGTGGATGCGATCCACGCCGCCTTCGCCAAGGTCAGCACCGGCACCGGCAGCAAGCTGACGTTGACCGGTCCCGGCGCGTTCTCGGTGGAGATCGGCGGGCGTACCCAGAACGAGGCGCAGTGGATCGGCACCCTGGATACGGTGGGGCTGATCGTGCTGCTGCTGGTGGCCTACCGCAGCTGGAAGATCCCGGTGCTGGGCGTGCTGCCGCTGGCCAGCGCCGGCCTGGCCGGGCTGGGCGCGGTGGCCTTGCTGTTCGACGGCGTGCACGGCATCACCGTGGCGTTCGGCTTCACCCTGATCGGCGTGGTCCAGGACTACCCGATCCACCTGTTCAGCCATCAGCGCCCGGGCCTGGACCCGCGCGAGAATGCCCGCCATCTGTGGCCGACCCTGGCCACCGGCGTGGTCTCCACCTGCATCGCCTACGTCACCTTCCTGTTCTCCGGCGTGGACGGCCTGCGCCAGTTGGCGGTGTTCACCATCGCCGGCCTGCTGGTGGCGGCGCTGACCACGCGGCTGCTGCTGCCGGCGCTGATCGATCCCTCGCCGCGCGACCATGCCGATTCGCCGACGCTGGAGCGGCTGTGGCGCGGCATCGCGCGGCTGCCGCGGCCGCGCTGGTCGCTGCTGCCGCTCGCCCTGCTGGCGGCCGCGGTGATCGTGTTCGCGCCGGGGCCGTTCTGGCAGAACGACCTGTCCAAGCTGACCCCGGTGCCGGCCGACGGCCTGGCCCGCGACGCGCACCTGCGCCAGGAACTGGGCGCGCCCGACGTGCGCTACGTGCTGGCGCTGCCGGCGGCCTCGGCCGAGGCCGCGCTGGCCGCGTCCGAACGCCTGCGCCCGCGCCTGGACGCGCTGGTGGCGCAGGGCGAACTGGCCGGCTACGACATGGCCGCGCGCTACCTGCCCAGCGCCGCCACCCAGCGCCGGCGCCAGGCCGCCTTGCCCGATCCGGCACAGGCGCAGGCGATCACCGCCGCCGCGGTCGCCGCCACACCGTTCCGCGCTGACGCGTTCGCGCCGTTTCTGGCCGACCTGCAGGCCGCACGCAGTGCGCCGCTGCTGACTGCGCGCGACCTGCACGGCACGCCGCTGGCGACGCCCGTCGGCGGCCTGCTGCTGGAGCGTCCGGACCGCACCACCGCGCTGGTGTCGCTGACCGGCTTGCGCGATCCGGCGCAACTGGCGCGCGCGGTGCAGGGCAGCGGCGCGCAACTGCTGGACCTGAAGGACGCCTCCGAATCGCTGGTCGCCGCCTACCGCGGCCGCGTGCTCGCCGCGCTGGGCGTGGCCGCGGTGCTGCTGGCGCTGACCGTGGCGATCGCCTTGCGCACGCCACGGCGCATCGTGCGCGTGCTGCTGCCGATGGCGCTTACCACGCTGCTGATCCTGGCGATCCTGCGCGGCTGCGGGGTCGAACTGAACCTGTTCCACCTGATCGCGCTGATCCTGGCCGCCGGCCTGGGCCTGGACTACGCGCTGTTCTTCGACCACGCCGGCGACGACCGCGCCGACCAGTTGCGCACCCTGCATGCGCTGATCGTGTGCAGCCTGATGACTCTGCTGGTCTTCGCGCTGCTGGCCGCCTCCAGCATCCCGGTGCTGCGCGCGATCGGCAGCACGGTGGCACTGGGCGTGTTGTTCAATTTCGTGCTGGCGCTGCTGATTTCGCGCGAGACCGCCAGCGACGCCCAGGAGAGCCGCCATGCACACTGA
- a CDS encoding phosphotransferase has product MHGRDAIAALVPHQGLMCLWEEVVAWDAQRVLLRSVAHRQAAHPLRSGDRLHALHLCEYGAQAMAVHGGLLGRAAGTPVRPGMLVALRGVQLHVSELQDLAGPIEGEAEVLLQADDSQQYAFRLTHAGQLLAEGRATVVLGAA; this is encoded by the coding sequence CTGCACGGACGCGACGCCATCGCCGCGCTGGTGCCGCACCAGGGCCTGATGTGCCTGTGGGAAGAGGTGGTGGCCTGGGACGCGCAGCGCGTCCTGTTGCGCAGCGTCGCGCATCGCCAGGCCGCGCATCCGCTGCGCAGCGGCGATCGGCTGCACGCGCTGCACCTGTGCGAATACGGCGCGCAGGCGATGGCGGTGCACGGCGGCCTGCTCGGCCGTGCCGCCGGCACGCCGGTGCGGCCGGGCATGCTGGTGGCGCTGCGCGGGGTGCAGTTGCACGTCAGCGAGTTGCAGGACCTGGCCGGGCCGATCGAAGGCGAGGCCGAGGTGCTGCTGCAGGCCGACGACAGCCAGCAATACGCTTTCCGCCTCACCCATGCCGGGCAGTTGTTGGCCGAGGGCCGTGCGACGGTGGTGCTGGGCGCGGCATAG
- the fabG gene encoding 3-oxoacyl-ACP reductase FabG yields the protein MSASLAPRRALVTGGSGDLGGAICRALAAQGLHVIVHANANVARAAAVVEAIVAAGGSAEAVAFDVADAEASAQALAALLEAGPIQVLVNNAGIHDDAPMAGMSAAQWHKVIDVSLHGFFHVTQPLLLPMARTRWGRIVSVSSVAAVLGNRGQTNYAAAKAALHGASMSLAREMASRGISVNVVAPGVIQGAMADSSFPPEAIKQMVPAGRPGKPEEVAALVAFLCSDAAAYINGQVIGINGGMG from the coding sequence ATGTCTGCTTCCCTCGCACCACGCCGCGCCCTGGTCACCGGCGGCAGCGGCGATCTCGGTGGCGCGATCTGCCGCGCCCTGGCCGCGCAGGGCCTGCACGTGATCGTGCACGCCAACGCCAACGTCGCGCGGGCCGCGGCAGTGGTGGAGGCGATCGTCGCCGCCGGCGGCAGCGCCGAGGCGGTGGCGTTCGACGTGGCCGATGCCGAGGCCAGCGCGCAGGCGTTGGCGGCGTTGCTGGAGGCCGGCCCGATCCAGGTGCTAGTCAACAACGCCGGCATCCACGACGACGCGCCGATGGCGGGCATGAGCGCGGCGCAGTGGCATAAGGTCATCGACGTCTCGCTGCACGGCTTCTTCCACGTCACCCAGCCGCTGCTGCTGCCGATGGCGCGGACGCGCTGGGGCCGCATCGTCAGCGTGTCCTCGGTGGCGGCCGTGCTGGGCAACCGTGGGCAGACCAACTACGCCGCGGCCAAGGCCGCGCTGCACGGTGCCAGCATGTCGCTGGCGCGGGAAATGGCCAGCCGCGGCATCAGCGTCAACGTGGTCGCGCCAGGCGTGATCCAGGGCGCGATGGCGGACAGTTCTTTCCCGCCGGAGGCGATCAAGCAGATGGTCCCGGCCGGGCGCCCCGGCAAGCCGGAGGAAGTGGCCGCGCTGGTCGCGTTCCTGTGTTCGGACGCGGCCGCCTACATCAACGGCCAGGTCATCGGCATCAACGGCGGCATGGGCTGA